The nucleotide window TTGAAACATTAATATCACTCAATTGGTCGAGCTGGTTAATCAATAAATCAGCACAAGATTCCaataataaaaacagaaaaaacagaaataggATCCCCATATTGCATCAAAATATATACCTTCTGACCTTCACTTTCAGGTGTGCACCCAGGAATAGATTTGCCTAATTCCCCAAATCTGTTGACTGAATTAACTGTATTGTTATTTTGCTGTTCATTCCCCACATCCCTGCCTGCGGCAGATTCAACAGAAGAATTTTGAACAACTGACTCCGGTTGGCCACCTGTGTAGACAAAGAACAGGATGGTGAGTTGGGTGGCATTAAGTTCATTGACACAAACAATTAATGGCTTCAAAACCAGAGTACTGAATGAAACCACGGCATCTCCTTGCAAGTTACCAACGAAATTTCTAATTCCTGAATCGACTTAGGACATAACAGATGATAGTGAAACAGAGTCAGAAGGTGGATCTGAAACTGAAATACCTAGACTAGGTTGTGCTACACCAGAACCTGCAAGACCACTAGGATGTGATGCGCCAACCACTGGATTGACACTTCTTGTAGGTAGCACCCTTGTTGCACTGGAATCACCAGAACCAGCACCATTCTGACGTTCTCCCTGCATTACTTCTGCACTACCGGCCCTTGTACCAACTGCAGAAACAATTGGCGCAAGCGAAGTACCTGATATTAAATAGCATTAAATCATCATACAGGAAAAAAAACCGAtcggtaaataataattttattgatgataatccttgaattagaaaaaataaagaagaaaactcAAGGATATAAGAAATACGCAGTTTGGGTTTGTACATAAAATTCCTCTATTTCAAAATAAGTTAATGAAAATTTTCAgtagaaaagagaagaaacctCATGTGATAAGCAATTTCTTACCAGCATGTATATGAATGTTAATGTGCCTTGGAGTAATCCCTATACCAACAGGGCCGGGATTTGAATGAGGAACAGAACCACCAAAGAAGGAGCTGGTTTGATGAGGCAAAGGCTGCAAATAGTACAAGATCACCAATGCATAATGGACATCAAAacaacacaattttatataagcCATAACTACTAGGGCTTAAGGATGATCAGGATTAGACAAGTTAATCTACAGCTTCTTTTCTATTCTATAGCTTGCTCTACTTATTACATTGCACTTGTTAGATTGTTCTATTTGTTCTCTACTCGGAGAATAAAGCATGCCCGGTTCATATTGAATATACTTACTAAAccttatcaaaattcaaatacactTCATAAAGCATTGGCCTCAGGATGAACCAGTCTTACAGTTTAAGGAGAAAATTGTTTTATTGCTGAATACAACTGATTCAGAGACAAGAATGATTCGGTCAACCTATTGACAACTAAAATTGCAAATAATTGATGTTACTTCAACTAGCCTAAATCAGATTAACCTCACAGTAGCTTACATATCCAACTTCTTCTAAACTGGTCAAAATGAACCAAACACCTGAAATGCTTAATAACTTGTAAAGAATTCgtaaaagcatatgatcatggaCAAACCTGAACCATTATAGGATTAGGCCCTGATGAAGATATGTAAACTGCAGGTCCTGCATTCAAAACATATTCCGCCTGCAAATTGAACCACGAGATGTTAAATGCCTTCTACTCACCAATAGACGAAGGGATACATGAAGGATAAGACCCATACTGAAGACTGTCCCATTCGCAGTGTCAAAATTGTGCGACCAAGCTCAAGAAGCCAAGCTCCTAAATGTTGCATTGCAAGCCCTAATTGCATTGACTCTGCCTGTAATTGGGCCCTTATTGTGGTATCAGAAGAAGATCCCTCTTGCTCCAAGCGTCCTGCAATATGCTACAAAGTTGCAGCAAGTTACAGGTAACATATGATCAGATAAGTAGCAAATGTAAAGAATGTAAAATTGACAAATCTACGAGCATCCCAGCTTCATCGATCACACTTTTCAGAAATTAGAGTTTTGTTACGGAAAAAACTCTTTATCATATAATTAGgagacctttttattttattttattattatttttttatgttaggGAACCTTTCCAAGGCAGGGTCTTTCGGACCCACTCCTGTATAATAAACCCCTGTctcgtgcaccgcaccctcggaagtttccctacacgaaactggttaaatcgctgacttTTCACCAGGAGGTGCGGCCcaaaaggattgtttgcacccatgaagtgttgaaccttggaccttgaagggagtgataccccaagaccaaggcctttaccacttgggccaaccccttgggatTAATTAGGAGACCTTTTTATACGTAAGTAATctaagatttcattaaaattgcAAAAAGCAtagccaagtacacaagaagaaTACAAGAGGAACACCAAATAAAATAGGATAATTAGGAGACATACAGAgaaattcattatttattttgagtCCTTATCAACAAATATAGACAATTCCAAGATTGGGGTTTAGAGAACTAATGAAAGGCATTCCTCTCTTTTCCTCATGATAAATTGttctttttaatataagaaagattattttttattaatgataaaaaaaaaaagaaaaaaagacaccATCCCAACTACACGAGGTATGCATCGGATACACCTAATTCGTAGTGAATTATTATCTTCCACAAAAGAGGGCACATAGTTTCTAGaggtaaataatattataaaacacaaAGCACAAAAAGAGGTTAACAACAAATGTACACACTACACACTAACAAAGTTTTGATGCTAGACATAAAAATTAGAGGTCCAAATACCCAAGAGGAAGAACTAAGCCACTAACAATGATAAACATAACTACTAGTATTTTGAATATAGTGATTACAGATAGCGCAGCAGCTGCTTGACCACCAAGAAGTCGTTGCCCGTGGCGTAGTACAATGCTCAATGCTTCAGGCGTACACATCCCCTGCGCATTGGAAGGTAATTCCACCCTTGGTGGGTCACCAGCATTGGTTGAAGATGGATTCGGCTGATACCCTACATCAAGGATAACTGGTTACTTTTATGTAGTTGTTTGCAACTACAAGATTAAAAGGTATTTGGAATATTCACCATTTTGCAAAAATGTTTGCTCCATGCGATTCATAAACTCGGAAAGAGTACTCAGAGAGTCAGGAATAGGCTGAAATGGGAAAGGAAATGACATTGAAGAACAATAAAATGCAAAAGACAAGTAAAACATCAAGAAAAGTATATATCACTACCACATGAAGGGAAGGAACAGGTGCTGCTGCTGTAGCCAAAGGGATTTGCACGACTTGAGGTAAAGATTGGAATAGTTGACCAGAAAATGCCTGCCCAGACTGTGCCTGATTTCCTGCTTGGATCTGAATTCCAACATTGCCACGTATCCCTTCTGTTTCATTTCCTCGAGGAGCCTGGCCAGCATCATTTGGCTATGACAGGAGGGAAATGcatataattattcattacatGAAAAAAGGTCACATCATCTCTTTAAGTCAAATTTCTTTACTGACTCAAAAAACCCCACTGAGAGACGAGCTTAGTTGAAACCATTTAACAGTAACTAAAAAGTCTTAGATTGATCACATGTCAGGTGCCATCCTAATCATAAGCCCCAAAATATGCATAATTTATTGCTTTAAACAGGTAAACGCCGAACAGCATGATTTATGAAGTCAAGACAATAAATTGTAATTCTAGCATATGACCATGTAGATCATGGTAAAAATGCCTCTCTGTGAGAactgagattttttattaaaaaaatgaatacaatATTATAACCACAATTTCAGGGCTCACGCATCACTCACCAAAGTAGAAGACTGTGTGCCACTAGTACCAACAGTTGTAGTCTGGCCGCCAAGTCCTATAGAATTCAGAACAGCCCCAATAACCTACAactcaaataaaacaaaaaaagcataAATGCTTGTGTCAATACTAATGGACATAATCCTACCTCACCCCATACCCCACTACCAACAAATTTAAGCAAGACTTTCATAAACTACAAGCAAAAAGACACACCCGGGAAAGGTCCGGAACAACGCCTTCACCCTGCTCCCCAACATTAAAGGTCCCAAGAACTACACTGTGTGAAATTTGCCCAACGCGATTACGAGGGTTGCCGGTACTAGGATCACTCCCTGCCAACTCATGTAAATAACCACTATTAATATAACTTAATACTGACCGACTTTCATTCTTGCTCTAAGCTCAATATACAGCGCAAGCACATAGCCCCAAAACCAACCTCTACTACCATTACTCCCAGCTGCCTCTCCAGAACCTGCACCAGAAGAAGGTTGTGCCTGGGATGGCTGCCTCTCCACTAAATGCAAGGTATGCCCATTCTCCACATCTACAACTGATTAAGGAACTATTGTTGAAAGTTATGGGGAATTTAGGGGTGGCAAATTGTGTTAACAGGTCATATTCGTATTGTGTCAGGTCGTGTATATTATACGATATGGCTCAACCCAAACACGACCCATTAAGCTTAATAGGTCAAATCtccaaaccctaacacgacccattaaaaTAATGGGTTGACACAACAAGacccgttttgacccattatgaattaactaaaaatatatcGACACCACCCGTTTCAAcccatttatgtaaatgggttgaattgaCCCAAATAATTCATCtgacttgattaacataatttcacataaaagttaaaatcacaatatctcccaaaaatataaaactaactacataagtccaaaattttttttgataagctacataagtccaaaattacaatccaaataataaaaacaccaaaattacaatccaaatgaaGTGTAGGAGACGGTCATGACTCGTGGGAACTGACTCGACTAAGAACTAAGAGAGTTAGGGAATACAAAATaaggttagaatatttttatttttatgttaaaaatgatataattataattttgagtgAAAGAAATTTAACGGCTCTAAACGGGTCACTAATGGGTTAACCTGTCAGTGATCCGTTAATGAATCatgtcttaatgggtcaacccgttttgatccaAATCCGTAacatcaaacccaaacccacTAATTTCGTGTCATGTTCGagttgggttaatgggtcgtgtcacatattgccacccctaatgGGGATAGTGCTTTATTATTTAACATGAACCCATCCTAGAAACAATAAAATGTCAGTAACAAACTTACAAGCAATCAGAACTATGAACCCCCACTATGCACGAGAATTAAAACATGAACAGTCGACATATACAATAGAACCTTGAAACTAAGCCCTTTGCATGGTGAGAGGTATGTGCAAAGATAAAACcccgggtccggatggtttttctatggctttctttcaagAATGTTGGGATATAGTGAAAGAGGAAATGATGCACATTTTCCATGCTTTTCATTCTAATCTTAAATTTGAGAAGTCATTAAACGCTACTTTCATTGCACTTATTCCAAAGACAATTGGTGTCTATGAATTGAAAGACTTCCGGCCTATTAGCTTGGTAGGTGGgatctacaaaatcatatcaaaagtATTAGCTAATTGTATGAGTTTGTTGATGGATACACTcatttccaaacctcaaaatgctttcgTTCGGGGTCGGCAAATTTTGAATTCAGTTTTGATAGCAAATGAGTATTTGGACAACGGGTTAAGAGAGGGCCTTCCGGGGATcctttgcaagctagacatgaAAAAGGCTTATGACCATATGTGTAGGGACTTCCTATTttatatgcttagaagatgtggctttggggatAGGTGGTACGAATGGGTTAAACATTGTGTTTCGACCGCTCGGTTTTCGGTCTTAGTCACGGAAAATCTTGtggtttttttcaatctttgaGGGGTTTGCGATAAGGAGATCCGTTATCACCTTTCCTTTTTGTCATAgtaatggaggcattgagtcgCATGGTGAAGGCAGCTGTGAGGGGGGGATTTCTtgctggtttttcagtgggTAGCAATAGTAATGGTGTCAATTCCATTTCTCACTTACTATTCACGAATGATACGCTCATCTTTTGTGATTTGAAGCTGTTAGTGACCAGATTCAAGCTCTAAGGGCAGTTCTGTTGGTTGTGCTTTGAAGCTGTTTCGGGACTCAATGTGAACTTGGGGAAGTCAAAATTGGTACCGGTGGGGGATGTGAGTAATATTGCTTCTCTAGCAAAGTTGTTGGGTTGTAAAATTGCCTCTCTTCCTAAGAAATACGTTAGACTTCTATTGGGGGCGTTATTCAAAGCAAAGagcatttgggatggggtggtagagaagattgagaaaagattaTCGTGGTGGAAGCGGCTATATCTATCAAAAGGGGGGAGATTAACACTTATCAAAAGTACCCTCTCCAACCTCCCCACTTACTATCTTTCTCTATTCCCATTACCGGTAGGTGTGGCAAACCAAAGTGAAAATTTGTTTAGAGCTTTCTTATGGGGTGGCATGGGGgaggaaatttaaatttcacctTGTAAGTTGGCAAAGGGTGAGCTGTCCAATTGCGAATGGTGGGTTAAGGGTGCAAAATTTGAGTACTTTTAACAAGGCACTCCTAgggaagtggttgtggaggtatcaaatGGAATAGAACTCATTGTGGAGAGAGGTTATTAATCACAAGTTTGGTAGTGcatgggggggttggtgttctaaggaGGGTAGGAGATCTTATGGAGTAAgcttatgaaaatttattagaaagagGTGGAAcacttttgaaaaacatattaaGTATGAGGTGGGTAATGGAGCAAGAACCACTTTTGATTCGATGCGTGGAGTGGGGAGAGCCCTCTTTACACTGTTTATCCAGTGGTATTTAACTTGGCAGAAAATCAGCAAGCTACAGTTTCAGAATTGTTGTATCGTGCAAATGGGACGGTAACTTGGAATGTTACTTTTACTAGAAATGCTTAGGATTGGGAACTTGAAGAGATGACATATTTTTATAGCTACTTGTATTCAGCAAAGTTAGGAGGCAATGAGGGTGATCGTATGTTGTGGATTCACACGGGGAGGAAAAAGTTTATtgttaaatctttttataaggttttgaCAGTCCAACAACCCACATTATTTCcgtggaagaacatttggaaaGTTTTAGTGCCGTCTaaagttgcattttttatttggacagctgcacttgggaagattttgaTGATTGATAATCTAAGGAAGCGGGGTATGATGGTTATAGAGTGGTGTTACTGTCAAAATAGGTTAAAGTTCTGTTTGAATGGCCGAAATCAATTGGCCTTTGAGtaatctgtatattatatagaaactttacaagagaactaTACATGGGAAGAAACTAATTATCGAGTGATTCTAGCGTTCTTAGCCTTATAAggaaactatatattctgtacaagcctaagtaacggaagaagaatagaaggaaactatattgatgatggacagcaaagctatccattgacagcccccctcaaattgatgcgggtTGATCAACAAGCATCAATTTGCCACTTAAGAAACAGTGTCGATGGCGAGTgagagctttggtgaagatatcagcaATTTGTAGTTCAGTGGGAACATGTGGGAGAGTGCTAACACGAGCTTCAAATGCTTCACGGATAGAGTGACAGTCAACTTCAATATGCTTCGTGTGCTCATGATAAACAAGATTGGCTGTGATTTGAATAGCACTCGTATTATCAGCATGTAGTGGTGTAGGATCGGTCTCAGAAAAATCTAGCTCAGCAAGCAAACCTCGAAGCCAAATAATTTCGGAACAAGCAAGAGACATTGCCCGATACTCAGATTCTGTAAATGACTTAGagactctgtcttgcttcttactcttccagaAGATCAATGCATTACCTAAAAACACACACCAACCAGTAATAGATCGACGTGTATTAGCACAACTGGCCCAATCAGCATCGCTATAAGCAATAAGGCGATGAGAATTGCCTGCAGGAAAGAATAAGCCACGGGCAGAGGTGCCCTGAACATAGCGTATGATCCTACGGACAGcagccaaatgaagatgacgaGGGGTCTGAAGAAACTGGCTGACTTGTTGTACTGCAAAGGAAATGTCCGGTCTAGTAATGGTGAGATAGACAAGACTACCTACCAACTTCCAGTATAAACTGGGATCCTCAAGTAAATCACCCTCCTCTTTGCGAAGCTTGACATTCAATTCCATGGGAGTATCAACAGAAGTGGCCTCCTGTAGGCTAGCTGTAGCCACCAGGTCACTAGCATACTTATGTTGATTGAGTGAAATACCAGATGAACTACGATGCACCtcgagaccaagaaaatatgtgagagacccaaggtctttcatatgaaatgactcagagagatgagtcttgagctGGCCAAGTAAAATAGAATCGAAACCAGTAATCACAATATCgtcaacataaaccaaaagaacaacAATACCCACATCTGATTTCCGAAGAAACAATGAAGTGTCATACTTGCTCCGTTTGAATGAGAATTGTAATAAAGCGgttcgaaatttatcaaaccaggcccttggagcttgtttgagaccataaaggGAGCGACGAAGCTTACACACATGCGAAGTCGAAGGAGAAATCAGTCCCGGTGGTGgtttcatataaatacactctttaagatccccgtgaagaaaagcattcttgacatccatctgatgtagtggccaatcaTTAGAAGCAGCAAGAGCTAGAATCGTACGAACAGTAGTCATCTTAGCCACAAGAGCAAAGGTCTCTTCATAATTGACACCATATTCCTGATTATTCCCAAGAGCAACAAGTCGAGCTTTGTaacgatccaaacttccatcagatcgaaccttgactgagtaaacccatttgcaacccagaGGAGCAATTGTTGGAGGACATGGCTCAATGTCCCAGGTATGATTGGCCTCTAGAGCTGCAATTTCTTCCTGCATAGCTTGTTGCAAACAGTCATGCTTGGCAGCTTGTGAGTAGCATgtgggaatatcaaaattggataaTGCAGCAGTAAGAGCTGAAATAGAGGACCCAGAAGGAAAACCATACCTATCCGGAGGTATAGACACTCGAGGAGAGCGTCGTACCAAGGGCTCTGGAGGTGCTGCATCTGACTGGTTCTGGAGCATGTTAGGATCAGATATCGGGTGAGCCACGGGAAGAGACTGTGGGCGGGAGCGTCTCGTATACACAATACTTGGTTTAAAGCGAGAGCGGACTGGAGGAAGATTTGAGAATTGTTGCTCAAAGGAGGGGAGGACCACAGTGGAAGAAGAGGGCACAGATGACACaggaaagaaatgttgattttcaaagaaaataacattcctaGAAATGCATGTGCGATGTAAAGTAGgatcataacaaacaaatcCCTTTTGACACACATTATATCCCAAGAATGCACATCTAACAGATTGAGCAGATAATTTATGTCGCTCATGAGGAGGTAAATGAACAAAGCATACACAACCAAATGTACGAAGATTATCATAACTAGGTTGCTTACCAAACAAGCGGAAATAGGGAGACTCCATGTGTAAGACTTGGGAAGGTAAACGATTAATCAAATGAGTAGCAGTTTTCAGAACCTCGACCCAGAACATGGATGGAACAGAGGATTCTAACAAGAGAGTACGTACCATGTCAAGAAGAGTGCGATTTTTGCGTTCGGCTACTCCATTCTGTTGGGGAGTAGTGGGACATGAACGTTGATGAATAATACCTTTAGAAGCCAAGAAAACCTAAAACTCATtagacaaatattcaccaccagaaTCTGTGCGTAATGTCTTAATAGTTGCAGAAAATTGATTGTCAACATATGCTAAAAACGCAGTGAAAGTACGAAAAACCTCAGATTTGGAACGAAGGAAATAAACCCAAGTAAATCTgctatgatcatcaatgaaagtcacatagtatttaaatttctcatgTGAACTAACGGGggaaggtccccaaacatcactatgaacAAGATCAAAGCAGTGAGAAGCTCTACTAGCATGCAAAGGAAATGGAAGAGTTTTGCTTTTACCAAGTTTACAAGAATCACACTCAAGAGATAAAGACGAACAttctttattaccaagaaaaccAGAGTTCAATACATGAGATAAGATCTGAGTATTGGGATGGCCTAAACGACGATGCCACACCATACTCAGATTAggaacattattacaagcaaaagacGTAATAGAAGAAACTGGAGAAAGTGCTGGAACAGgtaaaaatagtggaaacaaaCGCCCCACTTTAGGTCCCTTCGCGATCGGCTCCCCCGTTACCTGGtcctgcacaacacaaccatcacCAGAAAATTTAACAGCGCAATTGTTATCCACTAATTGACCAATAGAAATAAGATTCGTGGAAAGTTGAGGAGCAAGAAACACATCAGTAAATGTCGAAGAGGCATCTCCGACAGCAGCTATTGGCAAAGAATTACCATTGGCAGTTTGAATAGCAGATTGACCAGCATAGGGTCGAACATGACACAGAGCAGTGGGCGTATTTGTCATGTGATTAGAAGCTCCCAAGTCTACGTACCAGAGTTTAGGAGAATTTTTACCTTGAAACCCCATCGCAGAAAATGCTGAAATTAGCATCTGTTGCACCATTTCAGGAGTGCAATAAGTTGCTGCAGGAGATGCAAGATCAGAGGAAACACCTGAGGAAGAGTCATGTGCTACAGAAGTCGCTGTGGGAGAAATAGACACAGAAGTCTGAAATGCGTGAGCCTGACGATTCTGGGGCCGGATACgacattctttgataatatgaccatttttcttacaataagaacaatattttttaggacaATTGGCAGCAATATGCCCATAGGCCTTGCAACAGAAACACTGCAAATTTTTAGAAGTCATAGGTGATCCATGTCCTTGGGCAGCATAAGCCGCAGTTGCCGTACTGGAACTATCATGAGATTGCTCCAGAATAGCTTGAGTACTAAGACGTTCCTCGcgaagtaactcaccaaaacaaatatccaGAGAAGGAACCGGAGATCTGTTTAGTAGAGAAGAGCAAACAGATTCATATTCCGGGCGTAGCttcataagaaactgatcacGCTGACTAGTCGCATGAAGCTTCTGAATAGTCGAAAGTACGGCAACAGGAACATCCGCTATAACCAAATCAGTATATTCATTCCAAAGAGTCAAGAATGCCGAGTAGTAGTCTTGGATGGAAAGACTACCATGTTGAAACATGGCAATCGCATGTTCCAACTGAAAGCGACGAGCATCATTGTCTTGATGATAAACTTTCTTCAAGTAAATCCACATGGATTGAGCGGAGCGATGAGCCTGCAAGTTAGTGACAATATGTGGCTCCACTGAACCAAGAAGCCAAGACATGATCCGAGCATCAAGCACATCCCAAGAAGGCGAAGACATGACATCTTTGGATGTTTCAGTATTGGATGTTTGTGCAACATCCGTGCCATCAATATGGCTCCAAAggtattttcccttgaggaAAAGTTCAAACTGAAAGGCccaagtagaataatttttgccTGTAAATTTGACACACATAGGTGTAGAGTCCATTGCAAATAAATAGAACCCAATATGAAgcaaaaaaaatccagaaaaaaataaatgagccaATAGAGGACTTCTACCGACAGATGATAGAAGCTAAAAATAATACCCAGACCAAACAAATGCCGAAACCACCCAATCCAAATAACTGAAACCGAAAACGccgaaagaaataaaaataccCAGACCGTAAAAACAGAAGCTGCCGAAAATCACTACTCCAGAAGCAGATCGCGTCGATGGAGGGAGAAGAAGCCGAAATGATCAAAACCGAGACAGACCCTGCCGACAATGACTCCACTAGAAACAGAAGGCCGAAAGCTGCCGAGATGTGCTGCCGAGACTCAGACGACGCCGACAGACGG belongs to Juglans regia cultivar Chandler chromosome 8, Walnut 2.0, whole genome shotgun sequence and includes:
- the LOC109004278 gene encoding ubiquitin-like domain-containing protein CIP73 isoform X2, which produces MADQYSNEGSRTGNVSGESSDLTVQLNIKTLDSQIYSFQVDKNMRVSLFKEKIANETGVPVGQQRLIFRGRVLKDDHLLLDYHVENGHTLHLVERQPSQAQPSSGAGSGEAAGSNGSRGSDPSTGNPRNRVGQISHSVVLGTFNVGEQGEGVVPDLSRVIGAVLNSIGLGGQTTTVGTSGTQSSTLPNDAGQAPRGNETEGIRGNVGIQIQAGNQAQSGQAFSGQLFQSLPQVVQIPLATAAAPVPSLHVPIPDSLSTLSEFMNRMEQTFLQNGYQPNPSSTNAGDPPRVELPSNAQGMCTPEALSIVLRHGQRLLGGQAAAALSHIAGRLEQEGSSSDTTIRAQLQAESMQLGLAMQHLGAWLLELGRTILTLRMGQSSAEYVLNAGPAVYISSSGPNPIMVQPLPHQTSSFFGGSVPHSNPGPVGIGITPRHINIHIHAGTSLAPIVSAVGTRAGSAEVMQGERQNGAGSGDSSATRVLPTRSVNPVVGASHPSGLAGSGVAQPSLGGQPESVVQNSSVESAAGRDVGNEQQNNNTVNSVNRFGELGKSIPGCTPESEGQKEITLRSDQKHDTSEGAKAVPLGLGLGGLERKRRGMQQKSKVMGGDSGTTSTSDDQNQQIRKSGQQILQSLASRSSVVNNMNANERSPEQLPSPIDMAGLMSQVMQTPSLNGLLTSVSEQAGVGSPDFLRNVLQQLSQSPQMRNTVSQVVQQVDSQDLGSMFAGLGRGQGGGLDLPRMFQQMMPIVSQVLRGGSTHSQLSPAMEAEAQPHHNEPRMRNDDKQNEQNFQTNLQQVAQRIERLNPPGNVFHSVVENAVQLSGRSGSEDLINELCSDEGLANEYMEMLRRDVHRRLHGESRPDNCSP
- the LOC109004278 gene encoding ubiquitin-like domain-containing protein CIP73 isoform X1 codes for the protein MADQYSNEGSRTGNVSGESSDLTVQLNIKTLDSQIYSFQVDKNLLQMRVSLFKEKIANETGVPVGQQRLIFRGRVLKDDHLLLDYHVENGHTLHLVERQPSQAQPSSGAGSGEAAGSNGSRGSDPSTGNPRNRVGQISHSVVLGTFNVGEQGEGVVPDLSRVIGAVLNSIGLGGQTTTVGTSGTQSSTLPNDAGQAPRGNETEGIRGNVGIQIQAGNQAQSGQAFSGQLFQSLPQVVQIPLATAAAPVPSLHVPIPDSLSTLSEFMNRMEQTFLQNGYQPNPSSTNAGDPPRVELPSNAQGMCTPEALSIVLRHGQRLLGGQAAAALSHIAGRLEQEGSSSDTTIRAQLQAESMQLGLAMQHLGAWLLELGRTILTLRMGQSSAEYVLNAGPAVYISSSGPNPIMVQPLPHQTSSFFGGSVPHSNPGPVGIGITPRHINIHIHAGTSLAPIVSAVGTRAGSAEVMQGERQNGAGSGDSSATRVLPTRSVNPVVGASHPSGLAGSGVAQPSLGGQPESVVQNSSVESAAGRDVGNEQQNNNTVNSVNRFGELGKSIPGCTPESEGQKEITLRSDQKHDTSEGAKAVPLGLGLGGLERKRRGMQQKSKVMGGDSGTTSTSDDQNQQIRKSGQQILQSLASRSSVVNNMNANERSPEQLPSPIDMAGLMSQVMQTPSLNGLLTSVSEQAGVGSPDFLRNVLQQLSQSPQMRNTVSQVVQQVDSQDLGSMFAGLGRGQGGGLDLPRMFQQMMPIVSQVLRGGSTHSQLSPAMEAEAQPHHNEPRMRNDDKQNEQNFQTNLQQVAQRIERLNPPGNVFHSVVENAVQLSGRSGSEDLINELCSDEGLANEYMEMLRRDVHRRLHGESRPDNCSP